In a single window of the Gossypium hirsutum isolate 1008001.06 chromosome D02, Gossypium_hirsutum_v2.1, whole genome shotgun sequence genome:
- the LOC107908439 gene encoding uncharacterized protein isoform X1, with amino-acid sequence MTEPSSADVILEFLRRNRFTRAEAALRSELGNRPDLNGFCQKVTLEEKDSGNVLEEENEKKIAGESHGSGSRKSSEVSKELIVKEIECGAGRNGSESQWRNAASTGDSNKPNETRVTSDTSFAFSKNSEDAVLNIQSRNFNPSNGPDLLKGDGIFRSSSFSVLEKPDQSRWCISEAPDIDKGNVKPGEEISFSGEIKTTWHGNTGKANVDYKYDKFHTSETKELDQQFKTSGAYLKENFADNSRWSRTEEPSSSFSEMWKDCSVKTVFPFPKGDLSIGYNAASASDKREGKKIADALDVRAAIKEQVDEVGRALFFGESQGNAEQKSINGLAFPLAYDDQREELPRLPPVKLKSEEKSLNVNWEEKYERDGPGAKLVSADNTFLIGSYLDVPIGQEINASGGKRNAGGSWLSVSQGIAEDASDLVSGFATIGDGLSESIDYPNEYWESDEYDDDDDVGYMRQPIEDEAWFLAHEIDYPSDNEKGTGHGSVRDPQERSQTKDDDDDQSFAEEDSYFSGERYFQAKNVEPVAASDDPIGLSVTEMYNGTHENDLIAQYDGQLMDEEELNLMRAEPVWQGFVTQTNELIMLEDGEVLNECGRSQLDDICIDNDQHGAVRSIGVGINSDTADFGSEVRESLVAVSSEGDLEYFHDHDGSIGGSRQSYHETERKYIDKPNRDKRKTGKNDSNKYAIENDKGSTPQVKNLADGGFSFPPPLRDGQLVQAGSSNSIWPSNSNAAGEERDDCLTALMEPDDMLATWRRKSSDSSVAQSSRDEDDANVRSANSSPSTLSNYGYGAQEKTKKEEDEKTSGVREEDLGASLEDEEAAAVQEQVRQIKAQEEEFETFDLKIVHRKNRTGFEEDKNFHVVLNSVIAGRYHVTEYLGSAAFSKAIQAHDLHTGMDVCVKIIKNNKDFFDQSLDEIKLLKYVNKHDPADKHHILRLYDYFYYREHLLIVCELLKANLYEFHKFNRESGGEVYFTMPRLQSITIQCLEALQFLHGLGLIHCDLKPENILVKSYSRCEVKVIDLGSSCFETDHLCSYVQSRSYRAPEVILGLPYDKKIDIWSLGCILAELCTGNVLFQNDSPATLLARVIGIIGPIKQDMLAKGRDTYKYFTKNHMLYERNQETNRLEYLIPKKTSLRHRLPMGDQGFVDFVAHLLEVNPKKRPSAAEALKHPWLSYPYEPISA; translated from the exons ATGACAGAACCAAGCTCAGCTGATGTGATACTGGAATTTTTGAGGAGAAATCGCTTTACAAGAGCTGAGGCTGCCTTGCGTAGTGAACTTGGTAACCGCCCTGATTTGAATGGATTCTGCCAGAAGGTTACCCTTGAGGAGAAGGACTCTGGCAATGTGCtagaagaagaaaatgagaaaaaaatagcTGGTGAAAGTCATGGTTCAGGTTCTCGAAAGAGTAGTGAGGTCTCTAAGGAACTTATAGTGAAAGAGATAGAGTGTGGGGCTGGCAGAAATGGGTCTGAAAGCCAATGGAGAAATGCTGCTTCTACTGGGGATTCTAATAAACCCAATGAAACAAGAGTGACGAGTGATACGAGTTTCGCTTTCTCTAAAAATTCCGAAGATGCTGTACTCAATATACAGTCCCGGAACTTCAACCCTAGCAATGGTCCTGATCTGTTAAAAGGTGATGGTATATTTAGAAGCAGTAGTTTTTCGGTGCTGGAGAAACCAGATCAGTCAAGATGGTGTATATCTGAAGCTCCTGACATTGATAAAGGCAATGTTAAACCTGGAGAAGAGATTTCCTTTTCAGGTGAAATTAAAACTACGTGGCATGGAAATACTGGCAAAGCTAATGTAGATTACAAGTATGACAAGTTTCATACCAGTGAAACTAAGGAGCTTGATCAGCAATTTAAGACTAGCGGTGCATACTTGAAGGAAAACTTTGCTGATAACAGCCGATGGTCTAGAACTGAGGAGCCCAGTAGTTCATTTTCAGAGATGTGGAAAGATTGTTCTGTCAAGACTGTTTTTCCATTCCCTAAGGGTGATTTATCAATTGGTTATAATGCTGCTAGTGCTTCAGATAAGAGAGAAGGAAAGAAGATAGCAGATGCACTTGATGTCAGAGCAGCAATTAAAGAACAGGTGGATGAGGTTGGAAGGGCTTTATTCTTTGGGGAGTCTCAAGGCAATGCTGAGCAAAAAAGTATAAATGGATTGGCCTTTCCTCTTGCATATGATGATCAAAGGGAAGAGTTACCTAGGTTGCCACCAGTTAAACTCAAATCAGAAGAGAAGTCATTGAATGTTAACTGGGAGGAAAAATATGAGCGTGATGGCCCAGGTGCAAAGCTTGTTAGTGCTGACAATACCTTCCTTATAGGGTCCTATTTGGATGTTCCCATTGGGCAAGAGATAAATGCTTCAG GTGGGAAAAGGAATGCTGGAGGTAGTTGGCTTTCTGTGAGTCAGGGTATTGCAGAAGATGCATCTGATCTTGTTTCTGGTTTTGCTACTATTGGTGATGGATTAAGTGAATCTATTGATTACCCAAACGAGTATTGGGAGTCTGATGAATATGATGACGATGATGATGTTGGATACATGAGACAACCTATTGAGGATGAAGCCTGGTTTCTGGCTCATGAAATCGATTATCCTAGTGACAATGAGAAGGGAACTGGGCATGGGAGTGTTCGGGATCCTCAAGAAAGAAGTCAGACcaaggatgatgatgatgatcaaTCATTTGCAGAAGAGGATTCTTACTTCTCTGGTGAGCGTTATTTCCAGGCAAAGAATGTTGAACCTGTTGCAGCTTCAGATGATCCTATAGGGCTCTCTGTAACTGAAATGTACAATGGGACTCATGAGAATGATTTAATTGCCCAATATGATGGACAGTTAATGGATGAAGAGGAGCTTAATTTGATGCGTGCTGAACCTGTTTGGCAGGGATTTGTCACACAGACAAATGAACTTATCATGCTGGAGGACGGAGAAGTTCTCAATGAGTGTGGCAGGTCTCAGCTGGATGATATTTGCATAGACAATGATCAGCATGGTGCAGTTAGGTCTATTGGTGTGGGTATCAACAGTGATACTGCTGACTTTGGCAGTGAAGTACGTGAAAGTTTAGTTGCAGTTAGTAGTGAAGGGGATTTAGAATATTTTCATGATCATGATGGTTCTATTGGAGGTTCCAGACAAAGTTACCATGAAACAGAAAGGAAATATATTGATAAACCAAATAGAGATAAAAGGAAAACTGGAAAAAATGATTCTAATAAGTATGCTATTGAGAATGATAAAGGTTCAACCCCCCAGGTGAAGAATCTTGCAGATGGAGGATTTTCATTTCCTCCACCATTAAGAGATGGGCAATTGGTGCAGGCAGGCTCTAGTAACTCTATATGGCCAAGTAACAGCAATGCTGCTGGTGAAGAGCGTGATGACTGCTTGACCGCTTTGATGGAGCCGGATGATATGCTTGCTACATGGAGGCGGAAAAGTAGTGATTCTTCAGTTGCCCAAAGCTCTAGGGATGAAGATGATGCCAATGTAAGATCAGCAAATTCTAGCCCTTCAACTCTCTCTAATTATGGTTATGGTGCACAAGAAAAGACTAAGAAAGAAGAGGATGAGAAAACTAGTGGCGTGAGGGAAGAGGATCTTGGGGCATCGCTTGAAGATGAAGAGGCTGCTGCCGTCCAAGAGCAAGTGAGACAAATTAAAGCACAAGAGGAGGAATTTGAGACCTTTGATCTCAAGATTGTGCATAGGAAAAACAG AACTGGATTTGAGGAGGATAAGAATTTCCATGTTGTTTTAAATTCTGTTATAGCTGGGCGCTATCATGTTACTGAGTATCTTGGATCGGCTGCGTTTAGTAAAGCTATACAAGCTCATGATCTGCACACAGGCATGGATGTCTGTGTGAAAATTATAAAGAACAACAAGGATTTTTTTGATCAAAGCCTTGACGAGATTAAGCTTCTCAAGTATGTTAACAAACATGATCCAGCAGATAAGCATCACATTCTCCGATTGTATGATTACTTTTACTACCGA GAACATTTGCTAATAGTCTGTGAACTTCTCAAGGCAAACTTATATGAGTTCCATAAATTTAATAGGGAATCAGGTGGTGAGGTTTACTTCACAATGCCAAGATTGCAG TCTATAACCATTCAGTGTTTGGAGGCTCTCCAGTTTTTGCATGGCCTTGGCCTAATACATTGTGATCTGAAGCCCGAAAATATATTAGTTAAAAGCTATAGTAGATGTGAGGTGAAGGTCATTGATCTTGGGAGCAGTTGTTTTGAGACTGATCATCTATGCTCCTATGTTCAATCCAGGTCCTATCGTGCACCAGAGGTTATCCTAGGACTTCCATATGACAAGAAAATAGATATCTGGTCACTTGGCTGTATCTTGGCAGAACTCTGTACTGGAAAT GTACTTTTCCAGAATGATTCACCTGCGACATTACTTGCAAGAGTAATTGGAATCATAGGTCCTATCAAACAAGACATGCTTGCCAAAGGACGGGATACATACAAATACTTTACGAAGAATCACATGCTTTATGAACGTAATCAG GAGACCAATAGACTGGAATACCTGATACCCAAGAAGACATCCTTGAGGCATCGGCTGCCGATGGGGGACCAGGGATTCGTTGATTTTGTTGCTCATTTGCTTGAAGTAAACCCAAAGAAGCGTCCTTCCGCGGCAGAGGCTCTGAAGCACCCATGGCTATCATACCCGTACGAACCCATATCAGCTTGA
- the LOC107908439 gene encoding uncharacterized protein isoform X2 gives MTEPSSADVILEFLRRNRFTRAEAALRSELGNRPDLNGFCQKVTLEEKDSGNVLEEENEKKIAGESHGSGSRKSSEVSKELIVKEIECGAGRNGSESQWRNAASTGDSNKPNETRVTSDTSFAFSKNSEDAVLNIQSRNFNPSNGPDLLKGDGIFRSSSFSVLEKPDQSRWCISEAPDIDKGNVKPGEEISFSGEIKTTWHGNTGKANVDYKYDKFHTSETKELDQQFKTSGAYLKENFADNSRWSRTEEPSSSFSEMWKDCSVKTVFPFPKGDLSIGYNAASASDKREGKKIADALDVRAAIKEQVDEVGRALFFGESQGNAEQKSINGLAFPLAYDDQREELPRLPPVKLKSEEKSLNVNWEEKYERDGPGAKLVSADNTFLIGSYLDVPIGQEINASGGKRNAGGSWLSVSQGIAEDASDLVSGFATIGDGLSESIDYPNEYWESDEYDDDDDVGYMRQPIEDEAWFLAHEIDYPSDNEKGTGHGSVRDPQERSQTKDDDDDQSFAEEDSYFSGERYFQAKNVEPVAASDDPIGLSVTEMYNGTHENDLIAQYDGQLMDEEELNLMRAEPVWQGFVTQTNELIMLEDGEVLNECGRSQLDDICIDNDQHGAVRSIGVGINSDTADFGSEVRESLVAVSSEGDLEYFHDHDGSIGGSRQSYHETERKYIDKPNRDKRKTGKNDSNKYAIENDKGSTPQVKNLADGGFSFPPPLRDGQLVQAGSSNSIWPSNSNAAGEERDDCLTALMEPDDMLATWRRKSSDSSVAQSSRDEDDANVRSANSSPSTLSNYGYGAQEKTKKEEDEKTSGVREEDLGASLEDEEAAAVQEQVRQIKAQEEEFETFDLKIVHRKNRTGFEEDKNFHVVLNSVIAGRYHVTEYLGSAAFSKAIQAHDLHTGMDVCVKIIKNNKDFFDQSLDEIKLLKYVNKHDPADKHHILRLYDYFYYREHLLIVCELLKANLYEFHKFNRESGGEVYFTMPRLQVCRKLFSSEVRLIYVTFMSYRAPEVILGLPYDKKIDIWSLGCILAELCTGNVLFQNDSPATLLARVIGIIGPIKQDMLAKGRDTYKYFTKNHMLYERNQETNRLEYLIPKKTSLRHRLPMGDQGFVDFVAHLLEVNPKKRPSAAEALKHPWLSYPYEPISA, from the exons ATGACAGAACCAAGCTCAGCTGATGTGATACTGGAATTTTTGAGGAGAAATCGCTTTACAAGAGCTGAGGCTGCCTTGCGTAGTGAACTTGGTAACCGCCCTGATTTGAATGGATTCTGCCAGAAGGTTACCCTTGAGGAGAAGGACTCTGGCAATGTGCtagaagaagaaaatgagaaaaaaatagcTGGTGAAAGTCATGGTTCAGGTTCTCGAAAGAGTAGTGAGGTCTCTAAGGAACTTATAGTGAAAGAGATAGAGTGTGGGGCTGGCAGAAATGGGTCTGAAAGCCAATGGAGAAATGCTGCTTCTACTGGGGATTCTAATAAACCCAATGAAACAAGAGTGACGAGTGATACGAGTTTCGCTTTCTCTAAAAATTCCGAAGATGCTGTACTCAATATACAGTCCCGGAACTTCAACCCTAGCAATGGTCCTGATCTGTTAAAAGGTGATGGTATATTTAGAAGCAGTAGTTTTTCGGTGCTGGAGAAACCAGATCAGTCAAGATGGTGTATATCTGAAGCTCCTGACATTGATAAAGGCAATGTTAAACCTGGAGAAGAGATTTCCTTTTCAGGTGAAATTAAAACTACGTGGCATGGAAATACTGGCAAAGCTAATGTAGATTACAAGTATGACAAGTTTCATACCAGTGAAACTAAGGAGCTTGATCAGCAATTTAAGACTAGCGGTGCATACTTGAAGGAAAACTTTGCTGATAACAGCCGATGGTCTAGAACTGAGGAGCCCAGTAGTTCATTTTCAGAGATGTGGAAAGATTGTTCTGTCAAGACTGTTTTTCCATTCCCTAAGGGTGATTTATCAATTGGTTATAATGCTGCTAGTGCTTCAGATAAGAGAGAAGGAAAGAAGATAGCAGATGCACTTGATGTCAGAGCAGCAATTAAAGAACAGGTGGATGAGGTTGGAAGGGCTTTATTCTTTGGGGAGTCTCAAGGCAATGCTGAGCAAAAAAGTATAAATGGATTGGCCTTTCCTCTTGCATATGATGATCAAAGGGAAGAGTTACCTAGGTTGCCACCAGTTAAACTCAAATCAGAAGAGAAGTCATTGAATGTTAACTGGGAGGAAAAATATGAGCGTGATGGCCCAGGTGCAAAGCTTGTTAGTGCTGACAATACCTTCCTTATAGGGTCCTATTTGGATGTTCCCATTGGGCAAGAGATAAATGCTTCAG GTGGGAAAAGGAATGCTGGAGGTAGTTGGCTTTCTGTGAGTCAGGGTATTGCAGAAGATGCATCTGATCTTGTTTCTGGTTTTGCTACTATTGGTGATGGATTAAGTGAATCTATTGATTACCCAAACGAGTATTGGGAGTCTGATGAATATGATGACGATGATGATGTTGGATACATGAGACAACCTATTGAGGATGAAGCCTGGTTTCTGGCTCATGAAATCGATTATCCTAGTGACAATGAGAAGGGAACTGGGCATGGGAGTGTTCGGGATCCTCAAGAAAGAAGTCAGACcaaggatgatgatgatgatcaaTCATTTGCAGAAGAGGATTCTTACTTCTCTGGTGAGCGTTATTTCCAGGCAAAGAATGTTGAACCTGTTGCAGCTTCAGATGATCCTATAGGGCTCTCTGTAACTGAAATGTACAATGGGACTCATGAGAATGATTTAATTGCCCAATATGATGGACAGTTAATGGATGAAGAGGAGCTTAATTTGATGCGTGCTGAACCTGTTTGGCAGGGATTTGTCACACAGACAAATGAACTTATCATGCTGGAGGACGGAGAAGTTCTCAATGAGTGTGGCAGGTCTCAGCTGGATGATATTTGCATAGACAATGATCAGCATGGTGCAGTTAGGTCTATTGGTGTGGGTATCAACAGTGATACTGCTGACTTTGGCAGTGAAGTACGTGAAAGTTTAGTTGCAGTTAGTAGTGAAGGGGATTTAGAATATTTTCATGATCATGATGGTTCTATTGGAGGTTCCAGACAAAGTTACCATGAAACAGAAAGGAAATATATTGATAAACCAAATAGAGATAAAAGGAAAACTGGAAAAAATGATTCTAATAAGTATGCTATTGAGAATGATAAAGGTTCAACCCCCCAGGTGAAGAATCTTGCAGATGGAGGATTTTCATTTCCTCCACCATTAAGAGATGGGCAATTGGTGCAGGCAGGCTCTAGTAACTCTATATGGCCAAGTAACAGCAATGCTGCTGGTGAAGAGCGTGATGACTGCTTGACCGCTTTGATGGAGCCGGATGATATGCTTGCTACATGGAGGCGGAAAAGTAGTGATTCTTCAGTTGCCCAAAGCTCTAGGGATGAAGATGATGCCAATGTAAGATCAGCAAATTCTAGCCCTTCAACTCTCTCTAATTATGGTTATGGTGCACAAGAAAAGACTAAGAAAGAAGAGGATGAGAAAACTAGTGGCGTGAGGGAAGAGGATCTTGGGGCATCGCTTGAAGATGAAGAGGCTGCTGCCGTCCAAGAGCAAGTGAGACAAATTAAAGCACAAGAGGAGGAATTTGAGACCTTTGATCTCAAGATTGTGCATAGGAAAAACAG AACTGGATTTGAGGAGGATAAGAATTTCCATGTTGTTTTAAATTCTGTTATAGCTGGGCGCTATCATGTTACTGAGTATCTTGGATCGGCTGCGTTTAGTAAAGCTATACAAGCTCATGATCTGCACACAGGCATGGATGTCTGTGTGAAAATTATAAAGAACAACAAGGATTTTTTTGATCAAAGCCTTGACGAGATTAAGCTTCTCAAGTATGTTAACAAACATGATCCAGCAGATAAGCATCACATTCTCCGATTGTATGATTACTTTTACTACCGA GAACATTTGCTAATAGTCTGTGAACTTCTCAAGGCAAACTTATATGAGTTCCATAAATTTAATAGGGAATCAGGTGGTGAGGTTTACTTCACAATGCCAAGATTGCAGGTTTGTCGGAAGTTGTTTTCTTCAGAAGTGCGTCTAATCTATGTCACTTTCAT GTCCTATCGTGCACCAGAGGTTATCCTAGGACTTCCATATGACAAGAAAATAGATATCTGGTCACTTGGCTGTATCTTGGCAGAACTCTGTACTGGAAAT GTACTTTTCCAGAATGATTCACCTGCGACATTACTTGCAAGAGTAATTGGAATCATAGGTCCTATCAAACAAGACATGCTTGCCAAAGGACGGGATACATACAAATACTTTACGAAGAATCACATGCTTTATGAACGTAATCAG GAGACCAATAGACTGGAATACCTGATACCCAAGAAGACATCCTTGAGGCATCGGCTGCCGATGGGGGACCAGGGATTCGTTGATTTTGTTGCTCATTTGCTTGAAGTAAACCCAAAGAAGCGTCCTTCCGCGGCAGAGGCTCTGAAGCACCCATGGCTATCATACCCGTACGAACCCATATCAGCTTGA